The DNA region ACGGAAAGAATGCGGTTCCCCCGGACTTCCGCAACGCCGAACCGGTGAGGATCCGGAACTTCCTTGAGCAGAATCTTCGCCCCGGAAGACTGTCGGCGATACTCCTCCACGTAAGGAACCAGCGAATCTTCGAACACGTTGTCTCCCAACAACACCACCACCCGATTTCCCGCCGCAAACTCTTCGGCCAACGACAAAGCTTGTGCGATTCCGCCCGGCTCATCCTGCACCCGGTAGGTGAACTCCGCGGAGAAATCTTTTCCGCTGCCGAGCAACCGCACCACGTCTCCCATGTGTTCCACGCCGGTAACGATGAGAATTTGACGGATGCCGCATTCCACAAGCTTGGAAATCGGATGGTATATCATCGGATACTTGCCGACCGGCAACAAATGTTTGTTGGTGATTTTGGTGAGCGGAAACAGCCTGGAACCGGTCCCCCCCGCCAAAACAACTCCCTTCATCCGTTCCCCTCCCTTTCTCACTCGGACAGAATCATGATATTCGCCCGTCCGGCCCAATTTTCACGCCAAAACCGGAAAACACAAAAAGCCGATGCTTCCGTGGTTCGGATGCATCGGCTTTTTGGAATCCTCATTGCTTCCGGGTTGTTTCCACCAGCCAATCGGCCAGTTTTTCCTGATCCTCTTTGGGAACGTAATCCTGGGAGGGCATTTTTCCTTTACCCTTCCGAATGATGTTCAAAATCTCATCTCGATCGTACTTGTTTCCGACTTCTTTAAGGGGCGGAGCATACGCCCCTTCCAAGCTGCCGCCGTGACAATTGGCGCAGTGCTGAAGATACACCTGTTCAGGGGCTGCCGTCTGTGCCGTTTCGGAATCGCTTGTTTTTTTCTCCGGACCGGGCGAACATGCCGCCAGCGAAAGGGTCGTCATCAACATCAAAGCCAGCTTGACCGGTTTCATGCCTGGCTTCCCTCCCCCGTTACCGTGCTCAACGTGTTTCCGTTGTGCGACCGTTCCGAACGGATCATTTCCAACTCCTCTTCGTCACGGGCTTTGGATTCCTTGAACCATTGTGCGAGAATGGCCATGATGGCCACGATGTAAACCGCCTCTTGCATGATTTTCATGATCACTCCGCCGAATTGCTGGTCGTGAAGCGGTGACAGAACCGGAGCCACCGTGGACATTTGGGAATAACTTTCAAACAGGACGGTGTCCGTGAACGTGATGATCGCACAGGCGGGAGTGATCAAAAAACCGTTGGCGAAAATCAGCGCCACCCGGAGGAGCGTCTTCAATTGGTTCATCTCCGGGAGGGGAGCGATGATCGGCCACCAGGTGCAAAATGCCGCAACCATCAGCATGGAATGGGCAATGTTGTGATACAGGTGGTTGGCCATGAGCGCGTCAAACACCACGGGCACATGATAAAACCAGATCATTCCGTTAAAGAAAAACAGCGAGATCACCGGTCGCGTGAAGAAGGAGAACACGGATTTCACCGCGGCATTTCCGAGCGCAAACCTCCACAGGAAACGCGGGATCCCCAGAATGATCAGCGGAGGCACCACAAAGTAATTCAGCGACATCTGCATCATGTGCATGCTGAACAACTCATGGGCCAAGAGATCCAACGCACTTCCCTCGGAGAAATACCAGATGATCAAACCGCTCAAAAACAATGACTTGCGGAATCCGCTCACCGGCTCCGTTCCGCCCAGTCGTTCCCTGAACGGACCGACGACCAGCAAATAAAGCACGGCCACGGCCATGTATACGAGATTGAGACCGACGTCCCAGTTGGTCGCATGGGTAAACAGCTTGAAGAAATCGGCAGAAGTCATGGAGAACCCTCCAATCCAACACGCTCTTGTACATCATCATACCACAGCTTTCCCGTTCACCCCCGCAAATAAGTGAATGAGGTGTGAATTTCTTCCGACAAAACGACCGGCCGGCCCTTTCTCCGTCAACGGTGAACGGTGTCCACCCTTTTCCCCGAAAAGGGACAAACGCCATTTCCAAACTTTGGGCATTTGCCCGGGCCCTTCCCCGAGCTTGCGGAATAAGATACGGTGAGCCGCAAGCAGGCGGATTGCCCGTTTCCGTCTGACGTGAGGGAGGCAACCGAATGAAAACCATTCCACTGAAAAAGCTGATGTCGATCATCGGTGGAACCAGTTCATCCCATCTGCCCCAAGCCCTCGTCTCCTCCGTGAATTTCGGAAGGCCGCGATCCCTTCGACATCACCAGGTCTACTTTTACACCCGGGAAATCAGCTGGTCCAAACAACTGTCGGCCATCCGGGCCGTCAAACCGGTCGCCGTGGTATTGCCGCATGATCAATCGTCCGCGGGCATCCCTCCGGATACCGGCATCATTCGGGTCAAAGATGCCTTTTCCTCTTTTTGGAAATTGGCATTGTGGAACTTCAAACAGTGTCCCGTCCGGGTCATCGGCATCTCGGGAAGCTCCGGAAAGTCCACCACCACGGCCATGACGGCGTCCATCCTCAGATACCGCTGGCCCATGGTCAGAACGGAAGGGAATCTCAACACGTGGGTTTTTCTTCCGACTTACCTGACCCGCCTCACTCCGGATCACAAGCTGCTCCTGCTGGAAATGGGGATGAAGTCGTTGAACAACATCCGCAGACAGTGCGCCGTCGTGAAACCGGAAATCGGCGCCGTCACCAACGTGGGCGAAGCACATGCGGGGAGCCTCGGGGGACTGGACAAAGTGGTTCTGGCCAAACAGGAACTGGTGGACGGCATCCGGCGGGGAGGAACGCTCTTTTTGAATGCGGATGACGCCCGCAGCCGCAAACTCTCCGTGAAGAGGTTCAGCGGCAGGGTTTACACGTTCGGCATCAAAAACAATGCGGACGTCCGCGCCACGAACATCCGCTACAACACCCGGGGCATGTCATTTGATGCCAACCTGTTCGGTCAACGCATTTCATGCTTCATCCCGATCTTCGGCATTCACAATGTGTACAACGCCCTGGCCGCCATGGGGATCGCCCGCGCTTTCGGAGCTTCCGTCAAGGAAATCCGGGATGGGCTGGCTTCCTTCAAACCACCCGGAATGCGATTGCAATTTCTGAAAGGGCGGTCCGGACGAATCCTCATCAATGATGCCTGGAATGCCAATCCCACATCGATGAAAGCCGGGCTGGAAGTGCTTCGGCACATCTTTCCCGACAGAACGAAGATCGCCGTCTTGGGAGACATGAAAGAACTGGGGGACCTTACCTACGAAGGACACTCGTCCATCGGTCGTTTCGCCGCCGGAATCGGTTTGAGCCAACTGGTGACCATCGGAAGAGGCGGGCGGCTGATCGCACACGCCGCCATCAAAGCGGGAATGGACAGACAAAGGGTGTACTCGTATGACACCCATGATCAGCTGGTGGCACATCTCATCCGCAAAACGCCGCCGGGATCGTTGATCTACTTCAAAGCATCAAGAAGCATGCATCTGGAAAAAGTGGTGGACCGGCTTCGCTGAGTGATTTTATCCGCCCTCCGTTCATGGAAGGCGGAATTCTTCCCATGATTGTTTGCGATGCAAACTTGTTTATCATGTAAGAAAACAAACCATCCACTCCACATCCAACGCGCGGTCCCCGATCTTTTCCGCCCGGGGCTCCACCCCGTACGTGATGAATCCGAATTGCCGATACAGATTTCTCGCTGGCTCGTTGCCGGAGACCACGGACAGATGAATTTGTTCCAAACCGTCCATCTCCCGGGCCCGTTTCAACAACTCCTCCAGCAGCAGGCGTCCCGCTCCCTTCCCCCTCGCTTCGGGAGCCACATACATGGCGTAGAGATTGGCCTTGTGCCTCATCCTTTCCCTTTGTTCCCGGACGAGTACCGCCGTCCCCATCAGGCGCTCGCCGTCATACAACCCCAATGAAATCCGGTCCTCCGACGGGCTGAGCCGACGCTCCCATTGTTCCGTCGTCATGCGGCTCTCCTGTTCATAGGTCGAGCCGAAGTTCTCGGGATGGTCCCGGAGAGCCCGCAGACGAATCCTGCGATAATCGTTCAAATCGTCGGGTGAAAGAGGACGTACATTCACGTTTCCCCCTCCGTTTCCGTATGTTTTCCTGACTTGCACAATCTTCTCCTCCCCCGTAGGAATCACCCCGATTTCCGGGAAAATGGAAAACAGGGGTTCAAAGGGAGGGCGTGCGACATGAACGAAATCCGTCAATACGAAATGAGCTTGGCATTGAAGCGGGTGCTCACGGAATGGAAAAGACTTCGCACACAAGCTCAGGTGGCCGAAGCCCGGGGCGATTGCGGGCGGATGCGCGACATTTACGAAGATCTGAAGCCCGTTCTTTTTCAGGGATTTGAAGAAGTGGCCGGCCATGACAAAAAAGAAGAGATCAACATCCATGCATGGCTGTATCACTGCGTCTGGTGTTGCGACCGCTCCGGGAGATATCAGGAAAAAATGCTTTGGGAAGAACTGTCCGGTTTCCTGCTGACGTTGGATGAACATGATGCATTGCCCAAAACGGCGGAGGGAGTGTTGATCTGAGTACGGGAGAATTTTGATTCTTTCAATTGATCG from Staphylospora marina includes:
- a CDS encoding sugar phosphate nucleotidyltransferase; amino-acid sequence: MKGVVLAGGTGSRLFPLTKITNKHLLPVGKYPMIYHPISKLVECGIRQILIVTGVEHMGDVVRLLGSGKDFSAEFTYRVQDEPGGIAQALSLAEEFAAGNRVVVLLGDNVFEDSLVPYVEEYRRQSSGAKILLKEVPDPHRFGVAEVRGNRILSVEEKPDRPKSSLCVTGIYMYDRNVFDYIRGLTPSARGEYEITDVNNLYIRNGQMTFNVLKGWWTDAGTPESLLRANRYAAETVLQSFRTKGESE
- a CDS encoding c-type cytochrome, with the translated sequence MKPVKLALMLMTTLSLAACSPGPEKKTSDSETAQTAAPEQVYLQHCANCHGGSLEGAYAPPLKEVGNKYDRDEILNIIRKGKGKMPSQDYVPKEDQEKLADWLVETTRKQ
- a CDS encoding cytochrome c oxidase assembly protein; the protein is MTSADFFKLFTHATNWDVGLNLVYMAVAVLYLLVVGPFRERLGGTEPVSGFRKSLFLSGLIIWYFSEGSALDLLAHELFSMHMMQMSLNYFVVPPLIILGIPRFLWRFALGNAAVKSVFSFFTRPVISLFFFNGMIWFYHVPVVFDALMANHLYHNIAHSMLMVAAFCTWWPIIAPLPEMNQLKTLLRVALIFANGFLITPACAIITFTDTVLFESYSQMSTVAPVLSPLHDQQFGGVIMKIMQEAVYIVAIMAILAQWFKESKARDEEELEMIRSERSHNGNTLSTVTGEGSQA
- a CDS encoding UDP-N-acetylmuramoyl-tripeptide--D-alanyl-D-alanine ligase, translating into MKTIPLKKLMSIIGGTSSSHLPQALVSSVNFGRPRSLRHHQVYFYTREISWSKQLSAIRAVKPVAVVLPHDQSSAGIPPDTGIIRVKDAFSSFWKLALWNFKQCPVRVIGISGSSGKSTTTAMTASILRYRWPMVRTEGNLNTWVFLPTYLTRLTPDHKLLLLEMGMKSLNNIRRQCAVVKPEIGAVTNVGEAHAGSLGGLDKVVLAKQELVDGIRRGGTLFLNADDARSRKLSVKRFSGRVYTFGIKNNADVRATNIRYNTRGMSFDANLFGQRISCFIPIFGIHNVYNALAAMGIARAFGASVKEIRDGLASFKPPGMRLQFLKGRSGRILINDAWNANPTSMKAGLEVLRHIFPDRTKIAVLGDMKELGDLTYEGHSSIGRFAAGIGLSQLVTIGRGGRLIAHAAIKAGMDRQRVYSYDTHDQLVAHLIRKTPPGSLIYFKASRSMHLEKVVDRLR
- a CDS encoding GNAT family N-acetyltransferase; this encodes MNVRPLSPDDLNDYRRIRLRALRDHPENFGSTYEQESRMTTEQWERRLSPSEDRISLGLYDGERLMGTAVLVREQRERMRHKANLYAMYVAPEARGKGAGRLLLEELLKRAREMDGLEQIHLSVVSGNEPARNLYRQFGFITYGVEPRAEKIGDRALDVEWMVCFLT